The genomic interval GCATTCAACGGGATAGTTCGCATGGCAAGAAGGTTTCATGGGTATGGCTTAATGGTGGTTGTTCAGCATCCCAACGGTCTTGAGACTCTGTATGCACATCTCTCTAAGTTTTTAGTAAAGCAAGGCGAGGAGGTGCCGGCTGGTGCTCCTTTGGCACTTGGGGGGAGGACAGGGAGAGCTACAACAACACATCTTCACTTTGAAACCCGCTTTTTGGGTGACCATTTTGACCCTGCCGACCTTCTCAACTACCAGACTTTTACACTTAGTTCAGATACCCTAGTGGCCTACTATCGAAATGGTGATATTTCTGTTCTTCCAAAGGGTAGCGGTGATCTTTTAGAGGCAAACATGCCGACACCGGAAGGCGCAAAGGCATTTGTTGCGCATAAAGCAACTGGCCACTACGTTGTAAAAAAAGGTGATACCCTCTATTCTATTGCCCGAAGAAATAACATAGCACTGGTTGATTTGTGCAAGATGAACAGGGTTAAGCCCGGCGACATTCTATCCATTGGAACAAGGTTAAAGGTTAAATAGCCAGAAGAATATAAAGCGTTTTTGAAAGAATGGTCTAATGAGCTACTACGATTTCAGATGGCAGGTATTTATGGCAGTTGCTCAGCAGCTAAGTTTTACTCGGGCTGCAGAGCAGCTCTATGTTACTCAGCCAGCCGTTTCTAAGCATATACGAGAGCTGGAGTTGCTGATGGGGGTTTCACTCTTTCAACGCAAGGCAAACCGAGTTGAGTTAACGCAGGCGGGTGAGCTAGTTAAGAGCCGGTTGATGCAGGTATTCAAGATATATGGGGAGATGGAGTATGAGCTAGGCTTACTGAAAAACACCATTTCGGGTGAGCTGAGGATTGCCGCCAGCTCCACCATTGCGCAGTATGTGCTGCCCGAATACCTTTCCCGCTTTTACGAACAGTATCCCCACCTTAGAGTATCAATTGTTTCCGGTAACTCTCGGGAGGTGGAGGAGTTGCTGGAGATGAATCGTGCCGATATTGGCATGGTGGAGGGCTCCTCGAGCCGAAGCGGGCTGGTTTACCTGCCTTTTTTGGATGATGAACTCATTGCTGTGGCATCTCCATCTTATGCTGCTACATTGCCACAAAAGCTTTCTGTTGGTGATTTACTGAGCATTCCGTTGGTGGTTCGCGAAGCTGGTTCTGGAACACTTGAGGTAATAGATAGGGTGCTGCAG from Williamwhitmania sp. carries:
- a CDS encoding M23 family metallopeptidase, producing MSHIKSKIFFTAIITISGLSLQAKEISLNSDQSFVGSQPGDSSSIVIANYFSRCNPSLSIGCSKEGIAIPDSLYIICNSPEMGEFVYPFRGRMLSPYGNKRRHHLHSGVDIKLQAGDTVRCAFNGIVRMARRFHGYGLMVVVQHPNGLETLYAHLSKFLVKQGEEVPAGAPLALGGRTGRATTTHLHFETRFLGDHFDPADLLNYQTFTLSSDTLVAYYRNGDISVLPKGSGDLLEANMPTPEGAKAFVAHKATGHYVVKKGDTLYSIARRNNIALVDLCKMNRVKPGDILSIGTRLKVK
- a CDS encoding LysR substrate-binding domain-containing protein; protein product: MSYYDFRWQVFMAVAQQLSFTRAAEQLYVTQPAVSKHIRELELLMGVSLFQRKANRVELTQAGELVKSRLMQVFKIYGEMEYELGLLKNTISGELRIAASSTIAQYVLPEYLSRFYEQYPHLRVSIVSGNSREVEELLEMNRADIGMVEGSSSRSGLVYLPFLDDELIAVASPSYAATLPQKLSVGDLLSIPLVVREAGSGTLEVIDRVLQEQAVRVDQLNVVLQLGTTEGIKQFLEHASCIGIVSKKSVEKELERGTLFAVPLKEISFKREFRIVLHSSQPAGSTALFLKDLLPTYNL